A stretch of the Poseidonibacter antarcticus genome encodes the following:
- a CDS encoding aspartate kinase — MLKVLKFGGTSVGTLERIQNVANIIKKNRDEGHDVIAVVSAMSGETNKLIEYAQNFSAEPNAAEMDLLLSSGERVTSALLSITLNEQGYKTTSMSGREAGIITDNSHTKARIEEIDTTNMKNAIADGKMIIVAGFQGVTSNTHRVSTLGRGGSDLSAVAIAGAIGADICEIYTDVDGIYTTDPRIEPKARKLEKISYDEMLELASLGAKVLQNRSVEMAKKLNVNLVSRSSFTPEVEGTLITKEENIMEEPIVSGIAIDRNQIRVGMYGVTDKPGIAALIFSSLADADINVDMIVQTRGLDGTTDLDFTIPTTDFIECQKVMEKFKEQSKNIDYNENICKVSIVGVGMKSNTGVASKAFTALANENINIRIISTSEIKVSMVVEEKYAELAVRSLHEAYHLDK, encoded by the coding sequence ATGTTAAAAGTACTTAAATTTGGTGGTACAAGTGTAGGAACACTTGAGCGAATCCAAAATGTGGCAAATATTATAAAAAAAAATAGAGATGAAGGTCATGACGTAATTGCAGTTGTTTCTGCAATGAGTGGCGAAACAAATAAATTAATTGAATATGCACAGAATTTTTCAGCTGAGCCAAATGCTGCTGAAATGGATCTATTATTAAGTTCAGGTGAAAGAGTAACATCTGCCTTATTATCAATTACATTAAATGAACAAGGTTATAAAACAACTTCTATGAGTGGTAGAGAAGCTGGAATTATTACAGATAATTCTCATACAAAAGCTAGAATAGAAGAAATAGATACAACAAATATGAAAAATGCTATTGCTGATGGTAAGATGATTATTGTTGCTGGTTTTCAAGGTGTAACAAGTAATACTCATAGAGTATCAACTTTAGGACGTGGTGGAAGTGATTTATCTGCTGTTGCAATTGCAGGAGCAATTGGAGCTGATATTTGTGAAATATATACTGATGTTGATGGTATTTATACAACAGACCCTAGAATTGAACCAAAAGCAAGAAAATTAGAAAAAATTTCTTATGATGAAATGTTAGAACTAGCTTCATTAGGAGCAAAGGTTTTACAAAATAGATCTGTAGAAATGGCAAAAAAATTAAACGTAAATTTAGTATCAAGAAGTAGCTTTACTCCAGAAGTTGAAGGTACATTAATAACAAAGGAAGAAAATATTATGGAAGAACCAATTGTAAGTGGAATTGCAATAGATAGAAATCAAATTAGAGTTGGAATGTATGGCGTTACTGATAAGCCTGGCATTGCTGCATTGATTTTTTCATCATTAGCTGATGCAGATATTAATGTTGATATGATAGTTCAAACAAGAGGACTTGATGGAACGACTGATTTGGATTTTACTATTCCGACTACAGATTTTATTGAGTGTCAAAAAGTAATGGAAAAATTTAAAGAACAATCTAAAAATATTGATTATAATGAGAATATTTGTAAAGTATCAATTGTTGGTGTTGGTATGAAATCTAATACAGGTGTTGCTTCAAAAGCATTTACTGCACTTGCAAATGAAAATATTAATATTAGAATTATCTCTACTTCTGAAATAAAAGTATCGATGGTTGTTGAAGAAAAATATGCTGAATTGGCAGTAAGATCTTTACATGAAGCTTATCACTTGGATAAATAA
- the gltX gene encoding glutamate--tRNA ligase, with amino-acid sequence MLRFAPSPTRNMDIGDLRIAIFNYIISKQLNEDLTIRIEDYDKDKNIDGKDKEILEFLALFSIDYSRAVHQSDSLKYHQKIAMQLLTQKKAFSCFCGDEKLKELKNYDGFCETLSDETVLEVNAPFTVRIKKPNQNIIFTDMINDDFTASVLDVDSFIILKHDKTPTYNYACAIDDMLMDISLVIRDIKHLSDTAKQIHIRNALGYTKEIKYAHLPSISNASDNSLKLLIDEGFLPSAIANYLVSLGNVTPKEIFTLEEAIKWFKIENISKTEVKFDIEKLKSINKKHLELIDDMRLSKILGFADLDIGKLGKIYLEEVSTIKELKNKINTIFTAKTTSKGLEEEILKIKECLQNAPFYDNFDELKKYIIKETQLKGDALVKPLKYILTGSLNAPDLSKIYPLIKNYLGEIIK; translated from the coding sequence TTGTTGAGATTTGCGCCAAGTCCTACAAGAAATATGGATATAGGTGATTTACGAATTGCCATTTTTAATTATATTATATCTAAGCAATTAAATGAAGATTTAACAATTAGAATTGAAGATTATGATAAAGATAAAAATATTGATGGAAAAGATAAAGAAATTCTTGAATTTTTAGCTTTATTTTCTATTGATTATTCTAGAGCTGTTCATCAAAGTGATTCTTTAAAATATCATCAAAAAATAGCTATGCAGTTATTAACACAAAAAAAAGCATTTTCATGTTTTTGTGGTGATGAAAAACTTAAAGAATTAAAAAATTATGATGGTTTTTGTGAAACATTATCTGATGAAACAGTTTTAGAAGTAAATGCACCTTTTACAGTAAGAATTAAAAAGCCAAATCAAAATATTATATTTACAGATATGATTAATGATGACTTTACTGCAAGTGTTTTAGATGTTGATTCTTTTATTATTTTAAAACATGATAAAACACCAACATATAATTATGCTTGTGCAATTGATGATATGTTAATGGATATTTCACTTGTTATTAGAGATATAAAACATTTATCTGATACTGCTAAGCAAATACATATTAGAAATGCATTGGGTTATACAAAAGAGATAAAATATGCTCATTTACCAAGTATTTCAAATGCTTCAGATAATTCACTTAAATTACTAATAGATGAAGGTTTTCTTCCTAGTGCAATTGCTAATTATTTAGTATCATTAGGTAATGTTACACCAAAAGAAATATTTACATTAGAAGAAGCTATTAAATGGTTTAAGATTGAAAATATTTCTAAAACAGAAGTAAAATTTGATATTGAAAAATTAAAATCTATTAATAAAAAGCATTTAGAACTTATTGATGATATGAGATTATCAAAAATATTAGGATTTGCAGATTTAGATATTGGGAAATTAGGAAAAATTTATTTAGAAGAAGTTTCTACTATAAAAGAATTAAAAAATAAAATTAATACTATTTTTACAGCCAAAACTACATCTAAAGGTTTAGAAGAAGAAATTTTAAAAATAAAAGAGTGCTTACAAAATGCACCTTTTTATGATAATTTTGATGAATTAAAAAAGTACATTATAAAAGAAACACAATTAAAAGGTGATGCTTTAGTTAAGCCATTAAAATATATTTTAACAGGTTCTTTAAATGCTCCTGATTTATCTAAAATTTACCCTTTAATTAAAAACTATTTAGGAGAAATCATAAAATGA
- a CDS encoding RNA pyrophosphohydrolase, with protein sequence MTDKNEITKDNTKNYRPNVAAIVLSAKYPHTCEIFIASRTDVDNAWQFPQGGIDKGETAKEALYRELEEEIGTGNVEIIAEYPKWVSYDFPPAIAKKMQPYDGQIQKYYLVKLKKGAKININTEIPEFSEYKFVPTKNIYDYITFFKRTVYKQVLKYFKNEGYI encoded by the coding sequence ATGACTGATAAAAATGAAATCACAAAAGATAATACCAAAAATTACAGACCAAATGTAGCAGCGATTGTGCTATCAGCGAAATACCCACATACGTGTGAAATATTTATTGCTTCAAGAACAGATGTTGATAATGCTTGGCAATTCCCACAAGGTGGAATTGATAAAGGTGAAACAGCTAAAGAAGCTCTTTATAGAGAACTAGAAGAAGAAATAGGAACAGGGAATGTAGAAATTATTGCAGAATATCCTAAATGGGTATCTTATGACTTTCCTCCTGCAATTGCAAAGAAAATGCAACCTTATGATGGGCAAATACAGAAATACTATTTAGTAAAATTAAAAAAAGGTGCAAAAATAAATATTAACACTGAAATTCCAGAATTTAGTGAATATAAATTTGTACCAACAAAAAATATTTATGATTATATAACTTTCTTTAAAAGAACAGTTTATAAACAAGTTCTTAAATATTTTAAAAATGAAGGTTATATTTAA
- the folP gene encoding dihydropteroate synthase: MKNYKIKIMGVLNANEDSFFKSSRFDSKEASSKIESMIENGANIIDIGAVSSRPGSIAVDEKIELERLKNIVDIIYDEKYFEKVDFSIDSYSPLVINYVLNKGFKIVNDITGLQDDEVCKVCSKYDAQVVIMHMQNNPSNMQEKPLYKDIVLDIDNFFDKQIKKAKKFGINDIVLDVGIGFGKNLEHNLMLLKNLDYFKHFGYELLIGASRKSMIDMISPSTIENRLAGTLAIHLESIRNGASIIRCHDVYEHNQAIKVQEAINNI, from the coding sequence ATGAAAAATTATAAAATAAAAATAATGGGTGTTTTAAATGCAAATGAAGACTCTTTTTTTAAAAGCAGTAGATTTGATAGTAAAGAAGCCTCTTCTAAAATAGAAAGTATGATAGAAAATGGTGCTAATATTATTGATATTGGTGCAGTTTCAAGTAGACCAGGAAGTATTGCAGTTGATGAAAAAATAGAATTAGAACGATTAAAAAATATTGTTGACATAATTTATGATGAAAAATATTTTGAAAAAGTTGATTTTTCTATTGATTCTTATTCTCCTTTAGTTATCAATTACGTTTTAAATAAAGGTTTTAAAATAGTAAATGATATTACAGGTCTTCAAGATGATGAAGTATGTAAAGTTTGTTCTAAATATGATGCACAAGTAGTAATAATGCATATGCAAAACAATCCCTCAAATATGCAAGAAAAGCCTTTGTATAAAGATATTGTGTTAGATATTGATAATTTTTTTGATAAACAAATAAAAAAAGCAAAAAAATTTGGAATTAATGATATTGTATTAGATGTAGGTATTGGTTTTGGGAAAAATTTAGAACATAATTTAATGCTTTTAAAGAATTTAGATTATTTTAAACATTTTGGATATGAATTGTTAATAGGTGCTAGTAGAAAATCTATGATAGATATGATTAGTCCTTCTACAATTGAGAATAGATTAGCAGGAACTTTGGCAATTCATTTAGAATCAATTAGAAATGGTGCTTCAATTATTAGATGTCATGATGTTTATGAACATAATCAAGCAATTAAAGTTCAAGAAGCAATTAACAATATCTAA
- a CDS encoding DNA polymerase III subunit delta' codes for MKKMLNKKIDKSTILIVNDINQTLNDLLPFYSSHSIRVIKNEEKDDFLLIQATQAIKEAYIASNENKYIFLCGSTFRNEAQNSLLKVLEEPPRNVVFIILTNSKSSILPTIYSRIPFKYLKTSSPKNEISLNLSKLDLKDIYLFLKENQKISKNDAKDVVESILLKVSKEKLKLSKKQLDLFSQSLKLLDLNSRPINILTTLLLSLANKQN; via the coding sequence ATGAAAAAGATGCTTAATAAAAAGATTGATAAATCAACAATTCTAATTGTAAATGATATAAATCAAACATTAAATGATTTATTACCTTTTTATTCATCACATAGTATTAGAGTAATTAAGAATGAAGAGAAAGATGATTTCTTACTTATTCAAGCTACTCAAGCAATAAAAGAAGCATATATCGCTTCAAATGAAAATAAATATATTTTTTTATGTGGAAGTACTTTTAGAAATGAAGCTCAAAACTCTTTGTTGAAAGTTTTAGAAGAGCCACCAAGAAATGTTGTATTCATAATTCTTACAAATTCTAAGTCTTCAATACTTCCTACTATTTACTCTAGAATTCCTTTTAAGTATTTAAAAACATCATCACCTAAAAATGAAATTTCATTAAATCTATCGAAACTTGATTTAAAAGATATTTATTTATTTCTAAAAGAAAATCAAAAAATTTCTAAAAATGATGCAAAAGATGTAGTTGAATCTATTTTATTAAAAGTTAGTAAAGAGAAATTAAAATTATCAAAAAAACAATTAGATTTATTTTCACAGAGTTTAAAACTTTTAGATTTAAATTCTAGACCTATAAATATTCTAACTACTCTACTTTTATCTTTAGCGAACAAACAAAACTAA
- a CDS encoding dehypoxanthine futalosine cyclase: MVKKMDILNRRITNEEALDLIQNAPLLELGELASKRKLELHPDKTTSFIVDRNINYTNVCWVDCKFCAFYRHGRDDEAYVLKFDEIDQKIDELIEIGGTQILFQGGVHPKLKIDYYEELVEHIHTKYPDITIHGFSAIEIKYIAKVSKITILEVLKRLQVKGLSSIPGAGAEILSDRVRDIIAPSKMDSKDWINVHALAHSIGMKTTATMMFGTVETDEEIIEHWELLRDLQDKTGGFRAFIMWSFQGANTKLLEEIPDIKPQSSNRYLRLLAVSRLYLDNFKNMQSSWVTQGSYIGQLALNFGANDLGSTMMEENVVKAAGASNRMNQEEMIRLIKDIGENPAKRNTAYEILERY; this comes from the coding sequence ATGGTTAAAAAAATGGATATATTAAATAGAAGAATAACAAATGAAGAGGCATTAGATTTAATACAAAATGCACCACTATTAGAGTTAGGTGAATTAGCAAGTAAAAGAAAACTTGAACTTCATCCTGATAAAACTACATCTTTTATTGTTGATAGAAATATTAATTATACTAATGTATGTTGGGTTGATTGTAAATTTTGTGCATTTTATCGTCATGGTCGGGATGATGAAGCATATGTATTAAAATTTGATGAAATTGATCAAAAAATTGATGAACTAATTGAAATTGGTGGAACACAAATCTTATTTCAAGGTGGAGTTCATCCAAAATTAAAAATAGATTATTATGAAGAATTAGTTGAACATATTCATACTAAATATCCTGATATTACTATTCATGGTTTTTCTGCAATTGAAATAAAATATATTGCAAAAGTATCAAAAATAACTATTTTAGAAGTTTTAAAGAGATTACAAGTTAAAGGTTTAAGTTCAATTCCTGGAGCTGGGGCTGAGATTTTAAGTGATAGAGTAAGAGATATTATTGCTCCTTCTAAAATGGATAGTAAAGATTGGATTAATGTTCATGCTCTTGCACACTCAATTGGTATGAAAACTACTGCTACAATGATGTTTGGAACAGTTGAAACTGATGAAGAAATTATTGAGCATTGGGAACTATTAAGAGATTTACAAGATAAAACAGGTGGATTTAGAGCCTTTATTATGTGGTCATTCCAAGGTGCAAATACTAAACTTTTAGAAGAAATACCAGACATTAAACCTCAATCTTCTAATAGATATTTAAGATTATTAGCAGTTTCACGGCTTTATTTAGATAATTTTAAAAATATGCAAAGTTCATGGGTTACACAAGGCTCATATATTGGTCAATTAGCTTTAAATTTTGGAGCTAATGACTTAGGAAGTACTATGATGGAAGAAAATGTTGTTAAAGCAGCAGGAGCTTCTAATAGAATGAATCAAGAAGAAATGATTAGGCTGATTAAAGACATAGGTGAAAATCCTGCAAAAAGAAATACAGCTTATGAGATATTAGAAAGGTATTAA
- a CDS encoding HobA family DNA replication regulator, whose amino-acid sequence MQEFLNWTVDIIREDRLISPWLEEKKYEWTPLVSKNIVNLLEKGVSVIVLTDRDREWFLEYILTNINSPKLNRPFLPFYDFKSFYKYMDNIKSDDDIANIKDMLNISFPNGYCFWYIGRSQDVRAVIPKVSKNSFLWLFDEEQQDAFNLRSSDEALDMKLLQMFRLYNRTVSSALFAEINVEN is encoded by the coding sequence GTGCAGGAATTTTTAAACTGGACAGTTGATATAATTAGAGAAGATAGATTAATATCTCCTTGGCTAGAAGAAAAGAAATATGAATGGACGCCTTTAGTTTCTAAAAATATTGTTAATTTATTAGAAAAAGGTGTTTCAGTTATTGTATTAACAGATAGAGATAGGGAATGGTTTTTAGAGTATATTTTAACAAATATAAATTCACCTAAATTAAATAGACCTTTCTTACCTTTTTATGATTTTAAATCTTTTTACAAATATATGGATAATATTAAATCTGATGATGATATTGCAAATATTAAAGATATGTTAAATATTTCATTTCCAAATGGTTATTGTTTTTGGTATATTGGACGAAGTCAGGATGTACGTGCAGTTATTCCAAAAGTATCAAAAAACTCTTTTCTATGGCTTTTTGATGAAGAACAACAAGATGCGTTTAATTTAAGATCAAGTGATGAGGCTTTGGATATGAAATTATTACAAATGTTTAGACTATATAATAGAACAGTAAGTTCTGCACTTTTTGCTGAAATAAATGTAGAGAATTAA
- the bamA gene encoding outer membrane protein assembly factor BamA, whose translation MKNKVILFSLACATVLCADTIQSIEYNNLNKISKKIINETLGIKVGDEFNNDKINNAIKEFYKFGYFDDIVAVNNNGKLQLNFKEKPSIANVDIQGYKTRAEDIESLKTMIKLKKGSMYTEKRVKDAKKILLDLLENDGYINSVVETEVEKLNEHSLKLTFYVNKGDEIIIKKANYYGSDNLDQSDFDNVTSNKEKEFASWWFGQNDGEVNIDQLKYDARRINELYFEKGFLDAQVKEPFLNIDFASNQANLDFFIKEGKKYTTNDIKIFLDSSIVDPKDIYPELDLIIGNTFNIKKLRRDQAYIKTQVANKGYAFAQVKFDIQKDEKNSKVNVVYNVIPGKKVYVNDVRISGNSRTLDRVIRRDVYLAPGDLYNETDLNDTKSKLGRSKYFDNVKVEQKRVSEDKIDILIDVVEGSTGSLTIGGGYGSYDKLMINGSVSDSNIFGSGLSVGISADLSATRSAFSLSLNNPAIDDSKFSGDVEIHNTESEINRTVYDLDKNTKGFSVGVGREIIRDLRGGLRYKLDFIDEDYTYDDISTITNPYVDKDYISSSITPYINYDNTDNYQLPREGVKAGTSLQYAGIGGDSKYLKSTTYFKYFNNLNDYAELDWIFRFKTKVSILIDNGEINQGDSLYLGGPKTLRGFKSYSFPANEDGEVTKPYKNLWANSLEMSFPLIPNAKMRWALFYDYGMIGEDSFSEIQRSSTGAVLEWISPMGPLQLIFAKPLDAETTDDTSTFEFSLGSSF comes from the coding sequence GTGAAAAATAAAGTAATCCTATTTTCTTTAGCATGTGCAACAGTACTATGCGCAGATACAATACAATCTATAGAATATAATAATTTAAATAAGATATCTAAAAAAATAATAAATGAAACACTAGGTATAAAAGTTGGTGATGAATTTAATAATGACAAAATTAATAATGCAATAAAAGAGTTTTATAAATTTGGTTATTTTGATGATATAGTTGCTGTTAATAATAATGGTAAATTGCAATTGAACTTTAAAGAAAAGCCATCAATAGCTAACGTAGACATTCAAGGTTATAAAACTAGAGCTGAAGATATAGAATCATTAAAAACGATGATTAAACTTAAAAAAGGTTCTATGTATACTGAAAAAAGAGTAAAAGATGCAAAAAAGATTTTATTAGATTTACTTGAAAATGATGGATATATTAATTCTGTTGTTGAAACAGAAGTAGAAAAATTAAATGAGCATTCATTAAAACTTACTTTTTATGTAAACAAAGGTGATGAAATTATTATCAAAAAAGCGAATTATTATGGATCTGATAATTTAGATCAAAGTGATTTTGATAATGTAACTTCAAATAAAGAAAAAGAGTTTGCATCATGGTGGTTTGGTCAAAATGATGGTGAAGTTAATATTGATCAACTAAAATATGATGCAAGAAGAATTAATGAATTATATTTTGAAAAAGGTTTCTTAGATGCACAAGTTAAAGAACCATTCTTAAATATAGATTTTGCTTCAAATCAAGCAAACTTAGACTTTTTTATAAAAGAAGGAAAAAAATACACTACAAATGATATAAAAATATTTTTAGACTCATCTATTGTTGATCCAAAAGATATTTACCCTGAGTTAGATTTGATAATTGGAAATACATTTAACATAAAAAAATTAAGAAGAGATCAAGCTTATATTAAAACACAAGTTGCAAATAAAGGTTATGCTTTTGCACAAGTTAAATTTGATATACAAAAAGATGAAAAAAATTCAAAAGTTAATGTTGTATATAATGTAATCCCAGGTAAAAAGGTTTATGTAAATGATGTAAGAATTTCTGGTAATTCTAGAACATTAGATAGAGTTATTAGACGTGATGTTTATTTAGCTCCTGGAGATTTATATAATGAAACTGATTTAAATGATACTAAATCAAAATTAGGTAGATCTAAATATTTTGATAATGTTAAGGTTGAACAAAAAAGAGTATCAGAAGATAAGATTGATATTTTAATTGATGTTGTTGAAGGATCAACTGGTTCCTTAACTATCGGTGGTGGATATGGTTCTTATGATAAATTAATGATTAATGGTTCAGTAAGTGATTCTAATATTTTTGGTTCTGGATTAAGTGTCGGAATTAGTGCTGATTTATCTGCTACAAGGAGTGCATTTTCTTTAAGTTTAAATAATCCTGCTATTGATGATAGTAAGTTTAGTGGAGATGTAGAAATTCATAATACTGAGAGTGAAATAAATAGAACAGTATATGATTTAGATAAAAATACAAAGGGTTTCTCTGTTGGAGTTGGTAGAGAAATAATAAGAGATTTACGTGGTGGATTAAGATATAAACTTGATTTTATAGATGAAGATTATACATATGATGATATTTCTACTATCACAAACCCTTATGTGGATAAGGATTATATTTCTAGTTCTATTACACCTTATATAAATTATGATAATACAGATAATTATCAATTACCAAGAGAAGGTGTAAAAGCTGGTACTTCTTTACAATATGCAGGTATTGGTGGTGATTCTAAGTATTTAAAATCAACTACTTATTTTAAATATTTCAATAATTTAAATGATTATGCTGAATTAGATTGGATTTTTAGATTTAAAACTAAAGTTAGTATTCTAATCGATAATGGAGAAATTAATCAAGGGGATTCATTATATCTTGGTGGTCCAAAAACTTTAAGAGGATTTAAATCTTATTCTTTCCCTGCAAATGAAGATGGTGAAGTTACAAAACCATATAAAAACTTATGGGCAAACTCTCTTGAAATGAGTTTCCCTTTAATTCCAAATGCAAAAATGAGATGGGCTTTATTTTATGACTATGGTATGATTGGAGAAGATAGTTTTAGTGAAATTCAAAGATCAAGTACTGGTGCTGTATTAGAATGGATTTCTCCTATGGGACCATTGCAATTAATTTTTGCTAAACCTTTAGATGCTGAAACAACTGATGATACATCTACATTTGAATTCTCACTAGGGAGTAGTTTTTAA
- a CDS encoding prephenate dehydrogenase → MNIGIVGLGLMGGSLAKAVKKYGIAKKIYGYARSEKSKKEILELNLVDELVDIKRLKEECDLIVLAIPVDTIISILPEFLDIKDSTTIMDLGSTKEFIVKNIPKEIRKNFIAAHPMTGTEKSGPKASMDNLYEGKTVVLCDLEENTELHKNRAIKIFQDIGMRIVFMNSHIHDVHACYMSHLPHAISYSLANTVMNHEDPKSIIALAAGGFKDMSRIAKSSPDMWTDIFKQNRENLLKGIDLFEVHMKNVREMVENEEYEKLAKWMKKANTLHEIL, encoded by the coding sequence TTGAATATAGGAATAGTTGGTTTAGGACTTATGGGAGGTTCTCTTGCAAAAGCAGTTAAAAAATATGGTATTGCTAAAAAAATATATGGATATGCAAGAAGTGAAAAATCTAAAAAAGAGATTTTAGAACTAAATTTAGTGGATGAATTAGTAGATATAAAAAGATTAAAAGAAGAGTGTGATTTAATTGTTCTAGCAATTCCTGTTGATACTATTATTTCGATATTACCAGAATTTTTAGATATTAAAGATTCAACTACAATTATGGATTTAGGCTCAACAAAAGAGTTCATAGTAAAAAATATCCCAAAAGAGATAAGAAAAAATTTTATCGCTGCACATCCTATGACAGGTACAGAAAAATCAGGTCCAAAAGCATCTATGGATAATTTGTATGAAGGCAAAACTGTTGTTTTATGTGATTTAGAAGAAAATACAGAACTTCATAAAAATAGGGCTATCAAAATATTTCAAGATATTGGAATGAGAATTGTTTTTATGAATTCACATATTCATGATGTACACGCTTGCTATATGTCACATTTACCACATGCTATTTCTTATTCTTTAGCAAATACAGTAATGAATCATGAAGATCCAAAATCAATAATCGCATTAGCTGCTGGTGGATTTAAAGATATGAGTAGAATTGCCAAGTCAAGTCCTGATATGTGGACAGATATTTTTAAACAAAATAGAGAGAATTTACTAAAAGGTATAGACTTATTTGAAGTTCATATGAAAAATGTTCGAGAAATGGTTGAAAATGAAGAATATGAGAAATTAGCAAAATGGATGAAAAAAGCTAATACTTTACATGAAATACTTTAG
- a CDS encoding YggT family protein, with the protein MIDAFTTSVLTVVLTIISLYKWVIIISALLTWVNPDPNNPIVQMLYRLTEPAYALLRKFIPTVFGGMDLAPVILIFALMFIEIFLKNLFF; encoded by the coding sequence ATGATAGATGCTTTTACAACATCAGTATTAACAGTAGTTTTAACTATTATATCTTTATATAAATGGGTTATTATTATATCTGCTTTATTAACTTGGGTAAATCCAGATCCTAATAATCCTATTGTACAAATGTTATATAGATTAACAGAACCTGCTTATGCACTTCTTAGAAAATTTATTCCTACAGTATTTGGTGGGATGGATCTAGCTCCAGTTATATTGATTTTTGCTTTAATGTTCATAGAAATATTTTTAAAAAATTTATTCTTTTAG
- a CDS encoding M16 family metallopeptidase encodes MKKFKKYLFALVILQGSLMSATIKHIETNGIKIPVIFEEQKSLPILNLQLVFQNSGYIQDKNKSGLASLSSQLLNEGTKKLGSTAFAQKLEENAISLQASNGFETFVIELSNLKDVSSKSIDLLTKLIKSPNYTEDTLDKIKTLKIGALKRKENDFDYTAKNLLKAELFKGTSLQNPSSGTIESIEKINLKDIKTFINDTVNLNNLIIVAGGDFDYEEFKTLITPVLEALKTGTKRKLEEVKFVSKKQEETLIKETEQAYIYFGSSYNITASDENRYMAKVASFILGGSGFGSRLMEEIRVKRGLAYSAYGSVSINKSHTFFSGYLQTKNESAKEAQTLVTQIIEDFVKKGVTQNELKAARNFLTGSEPLRNEVLSQRLNKAFTLFYRGLDQDYPNQELKLIENLKLEDLNKFIQSHKEINNLTFAIVRK; translated from the coding sequence ATGAAAAAATTTAAAAAATATTTATTTGCATTAGTAATTTTACAAGGAAGTTTAATGAGTGCTACTATAAAGCATATTGAAACAAATGGAATTAAAATTCCAGTGATTTTTGAAGAACAAAAAAGTTTACCAATTCTTAACTTACAATTAGTTTTTCAAAATTCTGGATATATTCAAGATAAAAATAAAAGTGGACTAGCAAGTCTTTCTTCACAGTTATTAAATGAAGGAACTAAAAAGTTAGGTTCAACTGCATTTGCACAAAAATTAGAAGAAAATGCAATTTCACTACAGGCATCAAATGGTTTTGAAACATTTGTAATAGAATTATCTAACTTAAAAGATGTATCTTCTAAATCTATAGATTTATTAACAAAATTAATTAAATCACCAAATTATACAGAAGATACTTTAGATAAAATCAAAACACTAAAAATCGGTGCTTTAAAAAGAAAAGAGAATGATTTTGACTATACAGCTAAAAATTTATTAAAAGCAGAGTTATTTAAAGGAACTTCTTTACAAAACCCGAGTTCTGGGACAATTGAATCAATTGAAAAAATTAATTTAAAAGACATAAAGACCTTTATCAATGATACAGTAAACTTAAATAATCTAATTATTGTAGCAGGTGGAGATTTTGATTATGAAGAATTTAAAACATTAATTACTCCTGTTTTAGAAGCTTTAAAAACTGGAACAAAAAGAAAATTAGAAGAAGTTAAGTTTGTATCAAAAAAACAAGAAGAGACTTTAATAAAAGAAACAGAACAAGCTTATATTTATTTTGGAAGTTCTTATAATATTACAGCATCAGATGAAAATAGATATATGGCAAAAGTAGCATCATTTATTTTAGGTGGTTCTGGTTTTGGTTCAAGACTTATGGAAGAAATCAGAGTAAAAAGAGGTTTAGCTTATAGCGCTTATGGTTCTGTATCAATCAATAAATCTCATACTTTTTTTAGTGGATATTTACAAACAAAAAATGAGAGTGCAAAAGAAGCACAAACTTTAGTAACACAAATTATTGAAGATTTTGTTAAAAAAGGTGTTACTCAAAATGAATTAAAAGCAGCAAGGAATTTCTTAACAGGGAGTGAACCTTTAAGAAATGAAGTTTTATCTCAAAGATTAAATAAAGCTTTTACATTATTTTATAGAGGATTAGATCAAGATTATCCCAATCAAGAGTTAAAGTTAATCGAAAATCTAAAATTAGAAGATTTAAATAAATTTATTCAATCTCATAAAGAGATTAATAATTTAACATTTGCAATAGTAAGGAAATAA